In Dehalobacter sp., the following are encoded in one genomic region:
- a CDS encoding YkgJ family cysteine cluster protein: protein MNSSDENLTEIFLKIHKDISSGLMYTHNRINANTAKNMEVASFLYALIELLNEKKLLTIEELDERKKQIAERLVKRFVDSGLGLMYQDPEYDKYTFDQEADVDCESRLDVCKAVCCKLPFALSKQDVEEGIIRWEFGRPYLIAHGADGYCVHLDRNTYKCTVREHRTVPCRGFDCRNNKRWNIWDDYEKKFLNPKLEERIDSDNSKIYSLCVSNISK from the coding sequence ATGAACTCATCAGATGAAAACTTAACTGAGATATTTTTGAAAATTCATAAGGATATCTCCTCAGGGCTTATGTATACTCACAACCGTATTAATGCCAATACAGCAAAAAATATGGAAGTAGCTTCTTTTCTTTATGCACTCATCGAACTTCTCAATGAGAAAAAACTTCTCACAATAGAAGAACTGGACGAACGAAAAAAACAGATTGCAGAAAGGCTTGTTAAAAGATTTGTCGACAGTGGACTCGGTCTCATGTATCAGGACCCTGAATACGATAAGTACACTTTTGATCAGGAAGCTGATGTCGATTGTGAGAGCAGGCTGGATGTATGCAAAGCCGTATGCTGCAAATTACCGTTTGCACTGTCAAAACAGGATGTAGAAGAGGGAATAATCCGATGGGAATTTGGGCGACCTTATCTGATCGCTCACGGTGCTGATGGTTACTGTGTTCATCTGGACCGGAATACATATAAGTGCACAGTTCGCGAACATCGAACCGTACCGTGCAGGGGCTTTGACTGCAGGAATAATAAAAGATGGAATATCTGGGATGATTATGAAAAGAAGTTTCTCAATCCTAAATTAGAAGAACGGATTGATAGCGATAACAGTAAAATTTACTCTTTATGCGTTTCGAATATATCCAAGTGA